In the Telopea speciosissima isolate NSW1024214 ecotype Mountain lineage chromosome 2, Tspe_v1, whole genome shotgun sequence genome, one interval contains:
- the LOC122652430 gene encoding zinc finger protein ZAT12-like, producing the protein MKRNGCEGTIDSLSMANCLMLLARGGGVEAKTMITMSDSVGRTFECKTCNRKFPSFQALGGHRASHKKPRLMELGLGLGGDESHQQAQQQMMKPKTHECSICGLEFAIGQALGGHMRRHRAAMTSGGARLLPPPPPPPPASQVAVLKKSQSRRILCLDLDLNLTPFENGIGLDFALGKMSPVPSLIS; encoded by the coding sequence ATGAAGAGAAACGGATGTGAAGGAACCATAGACAGCTTATCCATGGCGAATTGCTTGATGTTGCTTGCTCGTGGTGGAGGAGTTGAGGCGAAGACGATGATTACCATGTCTGACTCTGTCGGTCGTACCTTCGAGTGCAAGACCTGTAACCGAAAGTTTCCGTCGTTTCAAGCACTAGGGGGACACAGAGCCAGCCACAAGAAGCCAAGATTGATGGAACTTGGGTTGGGATTAGGAGGAGATGAGAGCCATCAACAGGCACAGCAGCAGATGATGAAGCCCAAGACACATGAGTGTTCTATTTGTGGACTTGAGTTTGCGATTGGGCAAGCTTTAGGCGGGCATATGAGGCGTCATAGAGCCGCCATGACCAGTGGAGGCGCTAGATTattacctccaccaccaccaccaccaccggcGTCACAAGTTGCAGTTTTGAAGAAGTCTCAGAGTAGAAGGATTCTTTGCTTGGACTTGGACTTGAACTTAACACCTTTTGAGAACGGAATTGGATTGGATTTTGCTCTTGGGAAGATGTCCCCTGTCCCGTCCCTGATTTCTTGA
- the LOC122652193 gene encoding uncharacterized protein LOC122652193, translating to MSFQSKGFWIAKGPGCLTDGDMAYDNLSRIEPKRAHQWFIDGSEPELFPNKKQAIESSNSKSISGIANVGVSPWENSSSFQSVSGQFSDRLFGSETVRTINFGGRNISSVNAGNLNMVRKGVEEPFGNDPSVGLSISHTMEDPGSCLSYGGIRKIKINQVKDSDNGMTVSMGQSYSTGDNVTMSMGHSFNKRDDNSISIGHTYNRGNESNISIGHTYVRGEASTISMGHTHNKGNDNTISMGQSYSRGSDNTISMGQTYRGDDNSISIGHTYTRGDDNTISMGSPYNRGDENMSMGQAYGKGDGNTISMGHNYDKAEEHTISMGHNFNKGEGSTVSMSLSYNKGDSNIISMGHIYNKGDNIISMGHTFDKVEGTTISFGGYDEEPEMNPSGISSYNLLMSQSSVQPSEALGGKEPVDSNANLLVGATLLAACGSETVPKNKMELKMSKKVAPNNFPSNVKSLLSTGMLDGVTVKYISWSREKELRGVIKGSGYLCSCQSCNYSKPLNAYEFERHAGCKTKHPNNHIFFENGKTVYGIVQELRSTPQNLLFEAIQTVTGSQINQKAFRIWKESFEAATRELQRIYGKDEIQQPKKELP from the exons ATG TCTTTCCAGAGCAAAGGCTTTTGGATTGCAAAGGGTCCTGGTTGTTTAACAGATGGAGATATGGCTTATGATAACTTGTCCAGAATTGAACCAAAGCGTGCTCATCAATGGTTCATAGATGGTAGTGAACCAGAGTTATTTCCTAATAAGAAACAAGCAATAGAATCTTCAAATAGCAAGTCGATTTCAGGAATCGCAAATGTGGGTGTTTCTCCATGGGAAAATTCTTCAAGTTTCCAGTCAGTTTCAGGCCAGTTCAGTGACCGATTATTTGGATCTGAAACTGTAAGGACTATAAATTTTGGTGGTAGGAACATTTCGTCTGTAAATGCCGGAAATTTGAATATGGTAAGAAAGGGTGTTGAGGAACCTtttggaaatgacccatctgtTGGTTTATCTATATCTCATACAATGGAAGATCCTGGTTCATGTCTCAGTTATGGTGGcatcagaaaaattaaaatcaatcaGGTCAAAGATTCTGACAATGGCATGACTGTATCAATGGGACAATCATACAGTACAGGGGACAATGTTACCATGTCAATGGGTCACTCCTTTAACAAGAGAGATGACAACAGTATATCCATTGGTCACACCTATAATAGGGGGAATGAGAGTAACATATCAATAGGTCACACTTATGTTAGGGGTGAGGCAAGTACCATATCAATGGGCCACACCCATAACAAGGGGAATGATAATACCATATCAATGGGTCAGAGCTATAGTAGGGGGAGTGATAATACAATATCAATGGGTCAGACCTACAGGGGGGATGACAACTCCATATCAATTGGTCACACCTACACTAGGGGGGATGACAATACCATATCAATGGGTTCCCCCTATAATAGGGGGGATGAAAACATGTCAATGGGTCAGGCCTATGGTAAGGGGGATGGGAATACCATATCAATGGGTCACAACTATGATAAGGCTGAAGAACACACCATATCAATGGGTCACAACTTTAATAAAGGGGAAGGAAGTACAGTGTCAATGAGCCTTAGCTATAATAAGGGGGATAGCAACATCATTTCAATGGGTCACATCTACAACAAGGGAGATAATATCATTTCAATGGGTCATACTTTTGACAAGGTGGAGGGCACCACCATATCGTTTGGTGGCTATGATGAAGAACCAGAGATGAACCCATCAGGCATTAGCAGCTACAACTTGTTAATGAGTCAATCTTCTGTTCAGCCCTCAGAAGCGCTTGGTGGGAAGGAGCCAGTTGATTCAAATGCAAATCTTCTTGTAGGTGCTACTCTGCTGGCAGCATGTGGAAGTGAAACAGTTCCTAAGAATAAGATGGAGCTAAAAATGTCGAAAAAGGTAGCTCCCAACAATTTCCCTTCAAATGTCAAAAGCTTGTTATCAACTGGTATGCTTGATGGAGTAACTGTGAAGTATATATCCTGGTCGCGAGAG AAGGAGCTTCGTGGGGTTATTAAAGGTTCTGGATATTTATGCAGCTGTCAGTCATGTAATTACTCTAAG CCACTAAATGCTTATGAGTTTGAGCGCCATGCTGGTTGCAAAACAAAGCACCCAAATAATCACATTTTCTTTGAGAACGGGAAGACTGTCTATGGGATTGTCCAAGAACTAAGGAGTACCCCTCAGAACTTGTTGTTTGAAGCAATTCAAACTGTGACAGGTTCGCAGATCAATCAGAAGGCCTTCCGTATTTGGAAAG aaTCGTTTGAAGCAGCCACCCGTGAACTTCAGCGTATATACGGCAAGGATGAAATACAACAACCAAAAAAGGAGCTTCCTTAA